In the genome of Pseudoglutamicibacter cumminsii, one region contains:
- the prmC gene encoding peptide chain release factor N(5)-glutamine methyltransferase: MPLDLGAALGWASARLAEAGVSSPAVDAQWLAAHAMGVSRGELMAASLRGAPTPAGFEQLVERRCSREPLQHIVGSAGFYGLELEVGPGVFVPRPETEVLVEHALKLLPAVAATCASQRVRIADWCTGSGAIAAALAAHAADTVNATGVVSASSVGSETLVSIEAVEASAEAAPYARRNLTGTGVDLIEADIFAHYQNKPASLDMVCVNPPYVPDASPISDIETQHFDPHTALYGGGGDGLSLPFAVLQLAARTVRGGGVVLMEHAEEQGAQLRSAAAASGAFNRTQTLADLTGRDRITIMWRTEAEAII, encoded by the coding sequence ATGCCTTTGGATCTGGGGGCCGCGCTCGGGTGGGCGAGTGCCCGGCTCGCTGAGGCTGGGGTCTCGTCGCCAGCTGTCGATGCGCAGTGGCTTGCCGCGCACGCGATGGGTGTTTCGCGCGGCGAGCTGATGGCCGCTTCGCTTCGCGGGGCACCCACACCGGCAGGATTTGAGCAGTTGGTTGAGCGGCGTTGTAGCCGCGAGCCGCTCCAACACATTGTGGGTTCTGCAGGCTTTTATGGGCTCGAGCTAGAAGTGGGCCCTGGTGTTTTCGTTCCTCGCCCGGAGACCGAAGTGTTGGTCGAACACGCGTTGAAGCTGTTGCCGGCGGTGGCCGCTACGTGCGCTTCGCAACGGGTTCGGATTGCCGACTGGTGCACAGGATCGGGCGCGATCGCTGCGGCGTTGGCTGCTCACGCAGCCGATACGGTCAATGCAACCGGTGTGGTGAGCGCCTCGTCAGTGGGTTCCGAAACGCTCGTCAGCATTGAAGCGGTAGAAGCGAGCGCGGAAGCCGCGCCCTACGCCCGCAGGAACCTTACGGGCACGGGTGTTGATCTCATCGAAGCTGACATATTCGCCCATTACCAAAACAAACCGGCGTCTCTGGATATGGTGTGCGTCAATCCGCCATATGTTCCTGATGCTTCACCGATCAGCGACATCGAAACACAACATTTCGACCCCCACACCGCGTTATATGGGGGAGGGGGAGACGGATTGAGCCTCCCATTCGCAGTGCTCCAGCTGGCGGCCCGCACTGTACGCGGTGGAGGTGTGGTGCTCATGGAACACGCTGAAGAGCAAGGCGCCCAACTGAGGTCTGCCGCTGCCGCAAGCGGAGCCTTCAACCGCACGCAAACGCTAGCTGACCTCACGGGCCGGGACCGCATCACCATCATGTGGCGCACCGAAGCTGAAGCCATCATCTGA
- a CDS encoding MraY family glycosyltransferase — MRVYLLLAALAFVTSATLTPVLRAIGKRTMADIPVRARDVHSEKIPKLGGVSMILAFLVALAASTQAPFLTGVFIRPDVVAGLALAFIVILIVGVADDLYELRWYYKLIGQLAASLIMAVSGVRLEVLPVGWVQIDSVVWQIGAAMFLMIMTMNAINFVDGLDGLAAGTAAIGASAFFVYCYTLARQVNQYDHANLGALLMAILLGSSLGFLIHNFNPAKIFMGESGAMMIGLVMSVATIVVTADLRALDGERFRNIPAYMPIVLPIAVIALPLVDLFLSVLRRAARGRSPFTADRGHLHHRLIDGGYTHRGAVLLLYLWSAIVAFGAILINRLPAGIILPIWAVLLLGAGILTVHPWIRRRLAHRTEAEHKKLHIRRKGRV; from the coding sequence ATGAGGGTCTACCTTCTGCTCGCCGCGCTAGCGTTCGTGACATCCGCGACGCTCACACCAGTCTTACGCGCGATAGGTAAACGCACCATGGCGGATATCCCGGTGCGTGCCCGCGACGTCCATTCCGAGAAAATCCCTAAACTCGGTGGTGTTTCGATGATCCTCGCGTTCCTCGTTGCGCTGGCAGCTTCGACTCAGGCACCGTTTCTGACTGGCGTCTTCATCCGGCCCGATGTGGTCGCCGGGTTGGCCTTAGCCTTCATCGTGATCTTGATCGTGGGTGTTGCCGACGACCTCTATGAACTGCGCTGGTACTACAAGCTGATCGGTCAGCTCGCGGCCTCGCTCATCATGGCGGTTTCCGGTGTTCGGCTTGAGGTCCTGCCTGTCGGGTGGGTTCAGATCGACTCGGTCGTGTGGCAGATCGGTGCCGCAATGTTCTTGATGATCATGACGATGAACGCCATCAACTTTGTTGACGGCCTCGACGGTCTTGCCGCCGGAACCGCGGCGATCGGCGCGTCTGCTTTCTTCGTGTATTGCTACACGCTTGCCCGGCAGGTCAACCAGTATGACCATGCGAACCTTGGTGCCCTCTTGATGGCGATCCTGCTCGGATCATCGCTAGGGTTCTTGATCCATAACTTCAACCCCGCCAAGATCTTCATGGGAGAATCGGGCGCGATGATGATCGGCCTTGTCATGTCGGTCGCGACCATCGTGGTCACCGCCGACCTGCGCGCCCTCGACGGTGAACGGTTCCGCAACATCCCGGCCTACATGCCGATTGTGTTGCCGATCGCGGTGATCGCGTTGCCGCTGGTTGACTTGTTCCTCTCAGTTTTGCGGCGTGCTGCACGAGGCCGTTCACCGTTTACAGCCGACCGCGGGCACCTGCATCACCGTCTCATCGACGGCGGCTACACGCACCGCGGCGCAGTCTTGCTTTTGTATTTGTGGAGCGCGATCGTCGCATTCGGGGCGATCCTGATCAACCGTCTTCCTGCTGGCATTATTTTGCCGATATGGGCTGTTTTGTTGCTTGGAGCAGGAATTTTGACGGTCCATCCGTGGATTAGACGCCGCCTCGCACATCGGACCGAAGCCGAACACAAGAAGCTACATATTCGACGGAAGGGACGCGTCTAA
- the prfA gene encoding peptide chain release factor 1 produces the protein MSETNDPIQAILDEYEQLQKRLSDPDVYSDQGMARKLGRRSAELRPIVETHNKLEQAREDHEAAAEMAELDEEFAAEAKELEAQIPELEEKLRRLLIPRDPNDGRDAILEVKGGEGGEEAALFAGDLLRMYIRYAENRGWKTEMLSATESDLGGYKDAQVAIKGTGSEPAEGVYAALKFEGGVHRVQRVPVTESQGRVHTSAAGVLVFPEVDEPEEIEIHDNDLKIDVYRSSGPGGQSVNTTDSAVRITHLPTGIVVAMQNEKSQIQNRAAAMRVLRSRLLAHQQEQIEAEQADQRRSQVRTMDRSERIRTYNFPENRIADHRTGYKAYNLDAVLDGDLQAVIDSSIEMDEAERLAHVGEGK, from the coding sequence ATGAGTGAAACGAACGACCCGATCCAAGCGATCCTGGACGAATATGAGCAGTTGCAGAAGCGGCTTTCTGACCCGGACGTGTACTCGGATCAGGGGATGGCGCGTAAGCTAGGCCGCCGTTCGGCTGAACTGCGCCCCATCGTCGAGACGCACAACAAGCTTGAGCAGGCCCGCGAAGACCACGAGGCCGCTGCCGAGATGGCTGAACTTGACGAAGAGTTCGCGGCGGAAGCGAAAGAGCTCGAGGCACAGATCCCGGAGCTCGAAGAGAAACTGCGTCGTTTGTTGATCCCGCGTGACCCTAACGATGGCCGCGACGCGATCCTCGAAGTCAAGGGCGGCGAAGGCGGCGAGGAAGCCGCTCTGTTCGCTGGCGACTTGCTGCGAATGTACATCCGTTATGCGGAAAACCGCGGCTGGAAGACCGAAATGCTCTCAGCTACCGAATCTGATCTGGGCGGCTATAAAGACGCGCAGGTTGCGATCAAGGGCACCGGCAGTGAGCCAGCCGAAGGCGTCTACGCCGCGCTCAAGTTCGAAGGTGGCGTGCACCGCGTTCAGCGTGTTCCGGTGACGGAATCTCAGGGCCGTGTTCACACCTCGGCGGCGGGCGTTCTGGTGTTCCCGGAAGTTGATGAACCTGAAGAGATCGAGATTCACGATAACGATCTCAAGATCGACGTCTACCGTTCCTCTGGCCCGGGCGGTCAGTCCGTCAACACGACCGACTCGGCCGTGCGCATTACCCACTTGCCAACCGGCATCGTGGTTGCGATGCAGAACGAGAAATCGCAGATCCAGAACCGCGCAGCCGCTATGCGTGTTCTGCGTTCGCGTCTGCTTGCGCACCAGCAGGAGCAGATCGAAGCCGAACAAGCCGATCAGCGCCGTTCCCAGGTCCGCACGATGGACCGTTCCGAGCGCATCCGCACCTACAACTTCCCGGAGAACCGCATCGCGGATCACCGCACGGGATACAAGGCCTACAACCTCGACGCTGTGCTCGATGGTGACCTGCAGGCCGTCATCGATTCCTCCATCGAAATGGATGAAGCCGAACGCCTAGCCCACGTGGGCGAAGGTAAATAA
- a CDS encoding homoserine dehydrogenase → MTTTLKVALLGAGTVGAEVARILRQDQDVLREKTGASLELSHVVVRNTEADRGPWIDRGIISADASAAIADADVVIELMGGIEPAKSYIVEALSAGKDVVTGNKALIAESGAELNALAREKGAQLFYEAAVAGAIPILRPIYESLAGDNITSVMGIVNGSTNYILDKMDREGASLDAVMEEASALGYLEADPSADVDGHDAAAKAAILATYAFGTPYTIDQVYTEGIRSVTAGDVKAAQENNQVIKLLAIVNKTETGVSMRVHPALISREHPLAAVHGAFNAVFVEAENAGQLMFYGAGAGGAPTASAVMGDVVTAVRQRISGTAVQPFTLPEGLPALTIDDTVTRYAIGIEADDTTGVLAQIAQTFAQHGVSIESMKQDSLAVEDAEQAGEPRALLRLITHAAQEFGFAATVEDLKKLDVVRGISSVLRVEGGEA, encoded by the coding sequence ATGACCACCACATTGAAAGTAGCCTTGCTGGGCGCCGGAACTGTTGGGGCCGAGGTTGCCCGAATTCTGCGTCAAGATCAGGACGTTCTGCGGGAAAAGACCGGGGCTTCGCTTGAGTTGAGCCACGTGGTGGTTCGCAATACTGAAGCCGACCGCGGCCCCTGGATTGACCGCGGCATCATCTCCGCGGATGCTTCAGCAGCCATCGCCGATGCGGATGTCGTCATCGAACTCATGGGCGGCATCGAACCGGCTAAGAGCTACATCGTTGAGGCGCTCTCCGCGGGCAAGGATGTGGTCACGGGGAACAAGGCGCTCATCGCGGAATCCGGCGCGGAGCTCAACGCGCTCGCACGCGAAAAGGGGGCGCAACTGTTCTATGAGGCCGCCGTGGCCGGCGCGATCCCGATCCTGCGCCCGATCTACGAATCCCTCGCCGGCGACAACATCACCTCAGTCATGGGGATCGTCAACGGCTCAACCAACTACATCCTCGACAAGATGGACCGCGAAGGTGCGTCGCTGGATGCCGTGATGGAGGAAGCCTCCGCTCTGGGTTACCTCGAAGCGGACCCTTCGGCCGACGTCGACGGCCACGACGCCGCCGCCAAGGCCGCGATCCTTGCGACCTACGCATTCGGAACGCCATACACGATCGACCAGGTGTACACGGAAGGCATCCGCTCCGTCACGGCGGGCGACGTCAAGGCCGCCCAGGAGAACAACCAGGTCATCAAGCTACTCGCGATCGTCAACAAGACCGAGACCGGCGTGAGCATGCGCGTCCACCCAGCGCTCATTTCACGCGAACACCCGCTCGCTGCCGTACATGGCGCGTTTAACGCGGTGTTCGTCGAAGCTGAAAACGCTGGCCAGCTCATGTTCTACGGTGCCGGTGCAGGCGGGGCCCCTACCGCATCGGCCGTCATGGGCGACGTCGTGACCGCCGTGCGTCAACGCATCAGCGGAACCGCCGTCCAGCCGTTCACCCTTCCGGAAGGCCTACCAGCCCTCACGATTGACGACACCGTGACCCGCTACGCGATCGGCATCGAGGCTGACGACACCACGGGTGTTCTCGCTCAGATCGCCCAGACGTTCGCTCAGCACGGCGTTTCGATCGAATCGATGAAGCAGGACTCGCTCGCGGTTGAGGACGCGGAACAAGCCGGTGAGCCTCGCGCTCTGCTGCGCCTCATTACTCACGCCGCCCAGGAATTCGGTTTCGCGGCGACCGTTGAAGACCTTAAGAAATTGGACGTGGTCCGGGGCATCTCCTCGGTTCTGCGCGTTGAAGGAGGAGAAGCCTAA
- the rho gene encoding transcription termination factor Rho yields MSQTTAENTGASVEQTETKAKAPAKKASGGLSSLKLAQLQELASQLGITGARRLRKADLVAKIQDHQRGGAVADREAAKKKEEAQKAQKAEQEAKNETQKKDSKKGQAAKAETSEGESTSAKKSDASAKDADSADESARSVRGRRRRSSAAPAGAPLKGEKQAGEDSSSRDGDKSHDEKNHAEKNHSEKRQNESESGEDSSEDSNNEGGRNRRETRNQRNRRNRRGRDRDNNNDDQRNNRRDRQRNNRRNRGRNQIEVEDTELTEDDVLAPVAGILDVMDNYAFIRTSGYLPGPNDVYVTMKQVRQYNLRKGDAVVGAIRAPRDGENNNEGYNGNNRRNRYTPLIKLATVNGVPADENKERVNFNKLVPLYPEERLRLESGAKSVGPRIIDLVAPIGKGQRGLIVSPPKAGKTMILQSIADSIKKNNPEVHLMMVLVDERPEEVTDMQRTVDGEVIASTFDRPAEDHTTVAELAIERAKRLVEQGRDVVVLLDSMTRLGRAYNQAAPASGRILSGGVDAAALYPPKRFFGAARNIENGGSLTILATALVETGSKMDEVIFEEFKGTGNMELRLSRSLAEKRIFPAVDVNASSTRREENLLSPEELKIMWRLRRVLSSLEPQQALELLTTKIKETASNAEFLMVVNRTTLDGK; encoded by the coding sequence GTGTCCCAAACCACCGCCGAGAACACCGGCGCATCTGTTGAACAGACTGAAACGAAAGCTAAGGCTCCAGCGAAGAAGGCTTCTGGAGGTCTGTCTTCCTTGAAGTTGGCTCAGCTTCAAGAATTGGCTTCGCAGCTGGGTATCACTGGTGCCCGTCGCCTCCGTAAGGCTGACCTGGTGGCCAAGATTCAGGATCATCAGCGTGGCGGTGCCGTGGCTGACCGTGAGGCCGCTAAGAAGAAGGAAGAAGCTCAGAAGGCTCAAAAAGCCGAGCAGGAAGCTAAGAACGAAACTCAGAAGAAGGACTCTAAGAAGGGTCAAGCCGCTAAGGCTGAAACCTCTGAGGGTGAGTCTACTTCCGCAAAGAAGTCTGATGCTTCGGCTAAGGACGCTGACTCTGCTGATGAGTCCGCACGTTCTGTTCGCGGCCGTCGTCGCCGCTCGTCCGCGGCTCCTGCTGGTGCCCCTTTGAAGGGGGAGAAGCAAGCTGGCGAGGACTCTTCGTCCCGCGACGGTGACAAGTCGCATGACGAGAAGAACCACGCCGAGAAGAACCACTCCGAGAAGCGCCAGAACGAGAGTGAATCGGGTGAGGACTCCTCCGAGGACTCGAATAACGAGGGCGGCCGTAACCGTCGAGAAACCCGCAATCAGCGTAACCGTCGCAACCGTCGTGGACGTGACCGCGATAACAACAACGACGATCAGCGCAACAACCGCCGTGACCGCCAGCGCAACAATCGTCGCAACCGCGGCCGCAACCAGATCGAGGTTGAGGACACCGAGCTCACCGAGGACGACGTGCTCGCACCAGTCGCCGGCATCCTCGACGTCATGGATAACTACGCGTTCATCCGGACCTCCGGCTATCTGCCTGGCCCGAACGATGTGTACGTAACCATGAAGCAGGTTCGCCAGTACAACCTGCGCAAGGGTGACGCCGTCGTCGGCGCTATCCGTGCCCCACGTGACGGTGAAAACAACAACGAGGGCTACAACGGCAACAACAGGCGTAACCGCTACACGCCGCTCATCAAGCTCGCGACCGTCAACGGTGTTCCGGCTGATGAGAACAAAGAGCGCGTGAACTTCAACAAGCTCGTTCCTCTCTACCCGGAGGAGCGCCTGCGCCTCGAATCCGGCGCCAAGTCGGTTGGTCCGCGCATCATCGACCTCGTTGCACCGATCGGTAAGGGCCAGCGTGGCCTCATCGTTTCCCCGCCGAAGGCTGGTAAGACGATGATCCTTCAGTCGATCGCTGACTCGATCAAGAAGAATAACCCTGAGGTTCACCTCATGATGGTTCTTGTTGATGAGCGTCCTGAAGAAGTGACCGACATGCAGCGCACCGTGGACGGCGAAGTGATCGCTTCGACGTTCGACCGCCCTGCCGAAGACCACACGACCGTTGCTGAACTCGCGATCGAACGCGCTAAGCGTCTCGTTGAGCAGGGTCGCGACGTCGTGGTTCTCCTGGACTCGATGACCCGCCTGGGCCGCGCCTACAACCAGGCCGCACCAGCATCGGGCCGTATCCTCTCCGGTGGTGTCGACGCGGCAGCGCTGTACCCTCCGAAGCGTTTCTTCGGTGCCGCACGCAACATCGAAAACGGTGGATCGCTCACGATCCTCGCGACCGCCCTGGTCGAAACCGGATCCAAGATGGACGAGGTCATTTTCGAAGAGTTCAAGGGCACCGGCAACATGGAGCTGCGTCTCTCGCGCAGCCTCGCCGAGAAGCGCATCTTCCCGGCCGTGGACGTCAACGCGTCCTCGACCCGCCGCGAAGAGAACCTGCTTTCGCCTGAGGAACTCAAGATCATGTGGCGTCTGCGCCGCGTGCTTTCGAGCCTCGAACCGCAGCAGGCACTTGAACTTCTGACGACCAAGATCAAGGAAACCGCATCGAACGCGGAATTCTTGATGGTGGTCAACCGCACCACTCTGGACGGCAAGTAG
- the thrB gene encoding homoserine kinase has product MMCDVEPVRDEHGRLMLVAGRAVTVRVPATSANLGPGYDSLGLALGYGDRLMVRTRQEPGVSVEMTGEGAETLPRDESHLVVKTMRRTWADLGVAADVVDAVGLELVAENRIPHGRGQGSSAAAIVSAVFAAAGLAGFDVDRERDVLFQLAAHYEGHPDNVAPAVYGGYTMSFAEDAVDLSEPRTVDEASAAGEESDAAVGCGATLSPVAGGEFSTVAARVHAQLTPVVAVPETTLSTDAARSLLPAVVDHADAAADAGRASLLTYAITQDPRCLMRATRDWLHQRYREEAMPESAQLVRAARAAGCAAVISGAGPTVLVLAHGEIHADAALKVLKENTSGGGWDVFMPGLDERGVMVEVYRNA; this is encoded by the coding sequence ATGATGTGTGACGTTGAGCCGGTTCGTGATGAGCACGGTCGTTTGATGCTGGTGGCGGGCCGCGCCGTGACGGTACGCGTCCCCGCTACCAGCGCTAACCTGGGGCCTGGATATGACAGCCTGGGGCTTGCGCTCGGTTACGGCGATCGCTTGATGGTGCGCACGCGTCAGGAGCCGGGTGTTTCGGTTGAGATGACCGGCGAGGGCGCCGAAACGTTGCCGCGGGATGAGTCTCACCTTGTTGTGAAGACGATGCGCCGCACGTGGGCTGATCTTGGCGTTGCCGCCGATGTGGTGGATGCGGTTGGTCTTGAGCTGGTTGCTGAGAACCGGATTCCGCATGGCCGCGGCCAAGGGTCTTCCGCTGCGGCGATCGTGAGCGCTGTTTTCGCGGCGGCGGGTTTGGCCGGTTTTGATGTTGACCGGGAACGTGACGTTTTGTTCCAACTCGCGGCGCATTATGAAGGACATCCGGATAACGTCGCGCCGGCGGTATACGGCGGCTATACGATGTCGTTCGCTGAGGACGCGGTCGATCTGTCTGAGCCGCGCACTGTTGACGAAGCCAGCGCGGCTGGTGAGGAATCCGATGCGGCTGTAGGGTGCGGGGCGACGTTGAGTCCCGTTGCGGGAGGCGAGTTTTCCACGGTTGCGGCGCGGGTTCACGCGCAGTTGACGCCTGTGGTCGCGGTTCCGGAGACGACGTTGTCCACGGATGCTGCACGCAGTTTGTTGCCGGCGGTTGTGGATCATGCCGATGCGGCTGCTGACGCTGGCCGTGCCTCGCTTTTGACATATGCGATCACGCAGGATCCGCGTTGTCTGATGAGGGCTACCCGGGATTGGTTGCATCAGCGTTATCGCGAGGAAGCGATGCCAGAATCGGCGCAACTGGTGCGCGCCGCGCGAGCGGCAGGGTGCGCAGCCGTGATTTCAGGGGCCGGGCCAACGGTCTTGGTGCTGGCACATGGTGAAATCCATGCAGACGCAGCGTTAAAGGTTTTGAAAGAGAACACCTCGGGAGGTGGCTGGGACGTGTTTATGCCTGGTCTCGACGAGCGAGGTGTTATGGTTGAGGTGTATCGGAACGCTTGA
- a CDS encoding L-threonylcarbamoyladenylate synthase, giving the protein MSTTYDLTDPQERADGIARATETLGARGLVVMPTDTVYGVAADAFSPQAVATLLAAKGRGRHMPPPVLIPRPETLQGLATDVPEGAVALAEKFWPGALTLILMAQPSLTWDLGETRGTVALRMPDHPDALELLSQTGPLAVSSANRSGMPAAMSAHQAQDMLGDSVAVYLEGVARSESEQAPTEQAPSETEPRDPAPPSTIVDYTVTPPRVVRAGAISVEKLREADQTILDIEGNAAPATNPAPQTQQDTQDPGETLEQ; this is encoded by the coding sequence GTGAGCACTACATACGATCTGACTGACCCTCAAGAGCGCGCCGACGGTATCGCGCGAGCAACCGAAACGCTCGGTGCTAGGGGTCTGGTCGTCATGCCCACTGACACGGTCTACGGTGTCGCGGCAGACGCGTTCAGCCCGCAGGCGGTCGCGACCCTTCTGGCAGCAAAAGGCCGAGGCCGGCACATGCCGCCGCCTGTTCTCATCCCGCGTCCAGAAACACTCCAGGGGCTCGCGACGGACGTCCCCGAAGGCGCCGTGGCCCTCGCGGAGAAGTTCTGGCCCGGAGCGTTGACTTTGATTTTGATGGCGCAACCCTCGCTGACGTGGGACCTAGGTGAAACCCGGGGAACCGTCGCGTTGCGCATGCCGGACCATCCAGATGCCCTTGAACTTTTGTCACAGACGGGCCCGCTCGCTGTTTCGAGCGCCAACCGCTCGGGAATGCCCGCCGCGATGAGCGCGCACCAAGCCCAGGACATGCTGGGCGACTCGGTGGCCGTGTATCTCGAAGGTGTTGCGCGTTCCGAAAGCGAGCAGGCACCTACCGAGCAGGCACCTAGCGAGACTGAACCTAGAGACCCGGCGCCGCCGTCGACCATTGTTGACTACACCGTGACGCCGCCGCGCGTCGTCCGTGCCGGCGCCATCAGCGTCGAGAAGCTACGAGAAGCCGACCAGACCATCCTCGACATCGAGGGCAACGCTGCTCCGGCAACCAACCCTGCTCCGCAAACCCAGCAGGACACACAAGATCCAGGGGAGACGCTCGAACAATGA
- the thrC gene encoding threonine synthase — MAHQWRGVIREYADRLPISKDDRIVTLGEGGTPLVYAPALSEETGNEVYLKVEGMNPTGSFKDRGMTMAITAAVNDGAKAVVCASTGNTSASAAAYAKQAGLTCAVLVPDGKISMGKLSQAIAHGAQIIQIDGNFDNCLDVARKLSESYPVFLVNSVNPNRIEGQKTGAFEVVDFLGDAPDYHLLPVGNAGNITAYWKGYKEYANKTENHHGEVLEPVATKTPIMWGFQAEGAAPIVKGHPVLEPETVATAIRIGNPASWKQAESARDESGGLIDSVTDEQILEAHRWLSSREGVFVEPASASGAAGLLKMHRAGKAPQGKTIVITVTGHGLKDPEWAVKSAPAEEAAPRQLPFDVHTVAEALGLVSAGEAGGDA, encoded by the coding sequence ATGGCTCACCAGTGGCGCGGCGTGATCCGCGAATACGCAGACCGCCTACCGATCAGCAAGGACGATCGCATCGTTACGCTCGGCGAAGGCGGAACACCGCTGGTGTATGCGCCGGCTTTGTCGGAAGAGACCGGTAACGAGGTCTACCTCAAGGTCGAGGGAATGAACCCGACCGGTTCCTTCAAGGACCGCGGCATGACGATGGCGATCACGGCCGCCGTGAACGACGGCGCCAAGGCCGTTGTGTGCGCCTCGACGGGTAACACCTCGGCTTCCGCGGCGGCTTACGCGAAGCAGGCTGGGCTGACGTGTGCGGTTTTGGTTCCGGACGGCAAGATCTCGATGGGTAAGCTCTCGCAGGCGATCGCTCACGGCGCGCAGATCATCCAGATTGACGGCAACTTCGATAACTGCCTCGACGTTGCGCGGAAGCTTTCGGAGTCGTATCCGGTGTTCCTGGTGAACTCGGTCAACCCGAACCGCATTGAGGGTCAGAAGACGGGTGCGTTCGAGGTCGTGGACTTCTTGGGTGACGCCCCTGATTATCACCTCTTGCCGGTCGGTAACGCGGGCAATATCACCGCGTACTGGAAGGGCTACAAGGAGTACGCGAACAAGACCGAGAACCATCACGGTGAGGTGCTCGAGCCGGTGGCGACCAAGACCCCGATCATGTGGGGTTTCCAGGCTGAGGGTGCGGCGCCGATCGTCAAGGGCCACCCTGTGCTTGAGCCAGAGACCGTGGCGACCGCGATCCGCATCGGTAACCCGGCGTCGTGGAAGCAGGCTGAATCGGCCCGCGATGAGTCCGGCGGCCTGATCGATTCCGTGACCGATGAGCAGATTCTTGAGGCTCACCGCTGGCTTTCTTCGCGTGAGGGGGTCTTTGTTGAGCCGGCTTCCGCATCGGGCGCTGCTGGCCTTTTGAAGATGCACCGCGCGGGCAAGGCGCCGCAGGGTAAGACGATTGTGATCACCGTGACGGGCCATGGCCTCAAGGATCCGGAGTGGGCCGTGAAGTCTGCGCCGGCTGAGGAAGCGGCCCCGCGTCAGTTGCCGTTCGATGTGCATACGGTTGCTGAGGCTTTGGGCTTGGTTTCTGCAGGCGAGGCTGGCGGCGACGCGTAG